In Roseofilum capinflatum BLCC-M114, a genomic segment contains:
- the rsmI gene encoding 16S rRNA (cytidine(1402)-2'-O)-methyltransferase: MTLYVVGTPIGNLEDMTFRAVKVLQSVEIVAAEDTRHTGKLLQHFQIQTRQMSCHEHNQQQRIPELLALMQEGKAIALVSDAGIPGISDPGYELIQATLNAGLDVIPIPGANAALTALSASGLGSDRFCFEGFLPPKGKPRKQRLEMLKTETRTVILYEAPHRLPATLQDLSHICGAERKITIARELTKLYEQFWRGTLEEAIQYYQEHHPKGEFTLVLAGAEMETVALSESALKAELADLLQQGWSRSQASRHLAQLTHVPKRKLYQMALELPDAID, encoded by the coding sequence ATCGTTGCTGCTGAAGATACTCGCCATACGGGTAAGCTATTGCAACATTTCCAAATTCAGACTCGGCAAATGAGCTGTCATGAGCATAATCAACAGCAGCGTATTCCAGAACTGTTGGCGCTGATGCAAGAGGGAAAGGCGATCGCCTTAGTCAGTGATGCGGGGATTCCAGGTATTTCCGATCCGGGCTATGAATTAATTCAAGCTACGTTAAATGCTGGACTAGATGTGATTCCTATTCCTGGGGCAAATGCGGCTCTAACGGCTCTGTCTGCTTCCGGTTTGGGGAGCGATCGCTTCTGTTTTGAGGGCTTTTTACCCCCCAAAGGGAAACCCCGTAAACAGCGTTTAGAGATGCTCAAAACAGAGACTCGTACGGTTATTCTCTATGAAGCGCCCCACCGCTTGCCAGCGACGCTGCAAGATTTAAGCCATATTTGTGGAGCAGAGCGCAAAATTACTATTGCTCGCGAATTGACTAAACTCTATGAGCAGTTTTGGCGAGGAACACTAGAGGAAGCGATCCAATATTATCAAGAGCATCACCCCAAAGGAGAATTTACCCTGGTGTTGGCAGGTGCAGAGATGGAGACTGTAGCGTTATCTGAAAGTGCCCTGAAAGCAGAGTTAGCTGATTTATTACAACAAGGATGGTCGCGATCGCAAGCCAGCCGCCATTTAGCCCAACTTACCCATGTTCCCAAACGCAAATTGTACCAAATGGCTTTAGAGCTGCCGGATGCGATCGATTAA
- a CDS encoding DUF4126 domain-containing protein encodes MIELLAALSASASAGLRIALPLLVIGLLHGDSLWSRVPILSLIPPQVVLGVLVSWSLFELLAPKQLLGQRVQQLLQIVLSPVVGTIMGMAIAQTALEHPPWMTWIVGGVGGILALVLQLVQAGWFYRLRGLPLWAIFLQDFLCVCLVLFAFDAPEQGGLIALLLLWLAIRSSKEWYRWYVEQAKSGDRHHPRRHKQNPD; translated from the coding sequence ATGATTGAGCTTTTGGCTGCTCTCTCAGCTTCTGCGTCGGCAGGTCTGAGAATTGCCTTACCATTATTAGTGATTGGTCTATTACACGGTGATTCCCTCTGGTCTCGTGTTCCTATTCTATCTTTAATTCCGCCCCAAGTTGTGTTGGGAGTGTTGGTGAGTTGGTCATTATTTGAGTTGCTTGCACCTAAGCAACTTTTAGGTCAACGGGTGCAGCAGTTACTTCAGATCGTGTTGAGTCCTGTGGTGGGAACGATCATGGGAATGGCGATCGCCCAGACTGCTCTGGAACACCCCCCCTGGATGACTTGGATCGTTGGTGGAGTGGGTGGGATCTTAGCTTTAGTCTTGCAATTAGTACAAGCGGGATGGTTTTATCGTCTCCGAGGACTTCCCCTATGGGCCATTTTTCTGCAAGATTTTCTCTGTGTATGTTTGGTGTTATTTGCCTTTGATGCCCCAGAACAGGGGGGATTGATTGCTTTATTGTTGTTATGGTTGGCGATTCGCAGTTCTAAGGAGTGGTATCGCTGGTATGTGGAGCAGGCAAAATCGGGCGATCGCCACCATCCCCGTCGCCATAAACAGAATCCCGATTAA